The genomic DNA NNNNNNNNNNNNNNNNNNNNNNNNNNNNNNNNNNNNNNNNNNNNNNNNNNNNNNNNNNNNNNNNNNNNNNNNNNNNNNNNNNNNNNNNNNNNNNNNNNNNNNNNNNNNNNNNNNNNNNNNNNNNNNNNNNNNNNNNNNNNNNNNNNNNNNNNNNNNNNNNNNNNNNNNNNNNNNNNNNNNNNNNNNNNNNNNNNNNNNNNNNNNNNNNNNNNNNNNNNNNNNNNNNNNNNNNNNNNNNNNNNNNNNNNNNNNNNNNNNNNNNNNNNNNNNNNNNNNNNNNNNNNNNNNNNNNNNNNNNNNNNNNNNNNNNNNNNNNNNNNNNNNNNNNNNNNNNNNNNNNNNNNNNNNNNNNNNNNNNNNNNNNNNNNNNNNNNNNNNNNNNNNNNNNNNNNNNNNNNNNNNNNNNNNNNNNNNNNNNNNNNNNNNNNNNNNNNNNNNNNNNNNNNNNNNNNNNNNNNNNNNNNNNNNNNNNNNNNNNNNNNNNNNNNNNNNNNNNNNNNNNNNNNNNNNNNNNNNNNNNNNNNNNNNNNNNNNNNNNNNNNNNNNNNNNNNNNNNNNNNNNNNNNNNNNNNNNNNNNNNNNNNNNNNNNNNNNNNNNNNNNNNNNNNNNNNNNNNNNNNNNNNNNNNNNNNNNNNNNNNNNNNNNNNNNNNNNNNNNNNNNNNNNNNNNNNNNNNNNNNNNNNNNNNNNNNNNNNNNNNNNNNNNNNNNNNNNNNNNNNNNNNNNNNNNNNNNNNNNNNNNNNNNNNNNNNNNNNNNNNNNNNNNNNNNNNNNNNNNNNNNNNNNNNNNNNNNNNNNNNNNNNNNNNNNNNNNNNNNNNNNNNNNNNNNNNNNNNNNNNNNNNNNNNNNNNNNNNNNNNNNNNNNNNNNNNNNNNNNNNNNNNNNNNNNNNNNNNNNNNNNNNNNNNNNNNNNNNNNNNNNNNNNNNNNNNNNNNNNNNNNNNNNNNNNNNNNNNNNNNNNNNNNNNNNNNNNNNNNNNNNNNNNNNNNNNNNNNNNNNNNNNNNNNNNNNNNNNNNNNNNNNNNNNNNNNNNNNNNNNNNNNNNNNNNNNNNNNNNNNNNNNNNNNNNNNNNNNNNNNNNNNNNNNNNNNNNNNNNNNNNNNNNNNNNNNNTCCTGGTGATGGTGAGTCCCACCCCTCGTGTAGGCTGGGGagcggggttggggtggggggcACAGGAGCATGGGAGGGGGGCACGGAGTGCACGCTGATCCCCTCCAATGCAGAGCGTCGTGGGAGCCTTCCCCGCCCTCCGCCGGCCCCTATGGACGGCAGTGGTGAGTGCCTGCCCCATAGCTTGGAGACTTCCTATCCCATAGGTTTTTTTACCCTTGAAGGGGCCCCCCAAACCCGCAAACCCCCTCTGCTACTCCTGCAGCGCCATCGTTGCCAGCTGTGCCCATCGCCAACCCTGACATCACAGCCTCCCGCTACCGAGGGCTGCCCGGCCCCACAGCAGGAAGCCCCACGGCGGGCAGTGAGCGCAAGAAGGGCCGCAAGAAAATCTCCAAGGCCGACATCGGAGCCCCGTCTGGCTTCAAGTGAGTACGGGGAGGGCgatgtggggctgctgggatgATATGTGGACACGTGGAAGGGGGAAAacgtggggctgggggagatGTGAAGCACTTCTGAGTCCCCTCTGTCCCCCAGGCACGTCGGCCACATCGGTTGGGATCCCGCCAATGGCTTTGATGTATGTatgggctgtgtgtgtgtgtggggtgGGGGTTGTGAGGAACCCCTCACGTGGAGCACAGGGGTCCTAAAGGTCTGTGTGGGTGCAGACAGCAGCGCTGGACCCTGACCTGCGGGCTCTGTTCGCACGCGCTGGCATCAGTGAGGCGCAGCTGGCAGACGCTGAGACCTCGCGCCTCATCTACGACTTCATCGAGGGGCAGGGGGGGCTGCAGGCCGTCAAGGAGGAGATGCGGCGCCAGGGTGAGCCACGCGGAGCCCCCCCACAGAGCTCCATGGGGACACCGACGCCTACAGACCCACCCCGTGGGTGCCCACGACACCATTAACACCGCCATTGACGCCTCTCCTTGCAGGCCCGCAAGGCAGAGGTGGTaccccacctcctcctcctcctccctccNNNNNNNNNNNNNNNNNNNNNNNNNNNNNNNNNNNNNNNNNNNNNNNNNNNNNNNNNNNNNNNNNNNNNNNNNNNNNNNNNNNNNNNNNNNNNNNNNNNNNNNNNNNNNNNNNNNNNNNNNNNNNNNNNNNNNNNNNNNNNNNNNNNNNNNNNNNNNNNNNNNNNNNNNNNNNNNNNNNNNNNNNNNNNNNNNNNNNNNNNNNNNNNNNNNNNNNNNNNNNNNNNNNNNNNNNNNNNNNNNNNNNNNNNNNNNNNNNNNNNNNNNNNNNNNNNNNNNNNNNNNNNNNNNNNNNNNNNNNNNNNNNNNNNNNNNNNNNNNNNNNNNNNNNNNNNNNNNNNNNNNNNNNNNNNNNNNNNNNNNNNNNNNNNNNNNNNNNNNNNNNNNNNNNNNNNNNNNNNNNNNNNNNNNNNNNNNNNNNNNNNNNNNNNNNNNNNNNNNNNNNNNNNNNNNNNNNNNNNNNNNNNNNNNNNNNNNNNNNNNNNNNNNNNNNNNNNNNNNNNNNNNNNNNNNNNNNNNNNNNNNNNNNNNNNNNNNNNNNNNNNNNNNNNNNNNNNNNNNNNNNNNNNNNNNNNNNNNNNNNNNNNNNNNNNNNNNNNNNNNNNNNNNNNNNNNNNNNNNNNNNNNNNNNNNNNNNNNNNNNNNNNNNNNNNNNNNNNNNNNNNNNNNNNNNNNNNNNNNNNNNNNNNNNNNNNNNNNNNNNNNNNNNNNNNNNNNNNNNNNNNNNNNNNNNNNNNNNNNNNNNNNNNNNNNNNNNNNNNNNNNNNNNNNNNNNNNNNNNNNNNNNNNNNNNNNNNNNNNNNNNNNNNNNNNNNNNNNNNNNNNNNNNNNNNNNNNNNNNNNNNNNNNNNNNNNNNNNNNNNNNNNNNNNNNNNNNNNNNNNNNNNNNNNNNNNNNNNNNNNNNNNNNNNNNNNNNNNNNNNNNNNNNNNNNNNNNNNNNNNNNNNNNNNNNNNNNNNNNNNNNNNNNNNNNNNNNNNNNNNNNNNNNNNNNNNNNNNNNNNNNNNNNNNNNNNNNNNNNNNNNNNNNNNNNNNNNNNNNNNNNNNNNNNNNNNNNNNNNNNNNNNNNNNNNNNNNNNNNNNNNNNNNNNNNNNNNNNNNNNNNNNNNNNNNNNNNNNNNNNNNNNNNNNNNNNNNNNNNNNNNNNNNNNNNNNNNNNNNNNNNNNNNNNNNNNNNNNNNNNNNNNNNNNNNNNNNNNNNNNNNNNNNNNNNNNNNNNNNNNNNNNNNNNNNNNNNNNNNNNNNNNNNNNNNNNNNNNNNNNNNNNNNNNNNNNNNNNNNNNNNNNNNNNNNNNNNNNNNNNNNNNNNNNNNNNNNNNNNNNNNNNNNNNNNNNNNNNNNNNNNNNNNNNNNNNNNNNNNNNNNNNNNNNNNNNNNNNNNNNNNNNNNNNNNNNNNNNNNNNNNNNNNNNNNNNNNNNNNNNNNNNNNNNNNNNNNNNNNNNNNNNNNNNNNNNNNNNNNNNNNNNNNNNNNNNNNNNNNGGGAGCCGCGCTGTGACGCCCCGGTGCCCCCCGACGTGGCTGCGGGGGAGCCTGGATGGGCGGTGCGGGAGCTGGAGGGACGCGTGGGTCCAAAGCCCCCCTTCCGTCCCGGTGGGAAATAATAGGGGAACAGGGAGCTCAGAGCCCCCCCCGCTTCTTGCCCGGAATGAGTTGAAGCGGCGGCAGGAGGTGCTGTGAGCTGAATTGTGGCTCGGGATGGGTGATAGGGGACGTAGGAGGGCTGCTGTGACCTCGGAGCCTCTCCGGATTGAGGTGTGGGGATCCCAGGAGGGACACCGAGACCCCCAGTCTGCCCCCAGAATGGCTTTAGAGGTTCAAAGAGACACTGTGCCCTCAGATCCCCCCCCCAAAACTGGTTTATAGGGTCACcaggtgctgtgctgcccaATTATTCCGCAAAAATGGGTTATAAGGTTTCTTGGAGGGACGCTGAGACCCAAAACCCTCCCTCGGAATGGATTATAGAGGCCCCAGGATGGACACAGACCGTAGAACCCTCTGAAATTGGGTTGAAGGGACCCCAGGATTGGTGCTCTGACCCCTGATGTCCCCCCTAAATGGGTCATAGAGGCATCAGGGTGGATGCTGTGACCCTCAAACCCTCCCAGATTGGTTTATAGGGACCCCGGAAGGGACACTGCGGCCTTAAGTCGTCCCCAGTGTGAGCTATGGCAGCACCAGGATTTGTACCGTGACCCCAAACCCACACCAAAACTATGGGGGAACCAAAGAGGACGCTGGGAGCCCAAATCCGCACCGGAATGGGTTACAGGAATCCCAGGATGGACCCTCAGAAATGGGTTGCGAGGGCTCAGCGAAGGAGAACGTAAAGCCAGATTTACCCCCTGCCCGCTTCCCCCCTTCTCCCAGCTGGCTCATAGGGACCCCAGGAGGGACAGCGAGACCTCTATCAAATGGGAAACATCAATTATAGGGGTCCCgggagggggaaggaagggtGGAGGGGTGGGGGTGACCCGAAGGGGCTCCCGTTGCCTGCACCCAAATCTGTGCCCACCCCCCCgcccttctcctcctgcagggCGAGGAGTTCTACCTGGTGAAGTGGAGGGGTTACCCCGGCAGCGCCAACAGCTGGGAGCCCCGCAAGAACCTGCGCTNNNNNNNNNNNNNNNNNNNNNNNNNNNNNNNNNNNNNNNNNNNNNNNNNNNNNNNNNNNNNNNNNNNNNNNNNNNNNNNNNNNNNNNNNNNNNNNNNNNNNNNNNNNNNNNNNNNNNNNNNNNNNNNNNNNNNNNNNNNNNNNNNNNNNNNNNNNNNNNNNNNNNNNNNNNNNNNNNNNNNNNNNNNNNNNNNNNNNNNNNNNNNNNNNNNNNNNNNNNNNNNNNNNNNNNNNNNNNNNNNNNNNNNNNNNNNNNNNNNNNNNNNNNNNNNNNNNNNNNNNNNNNNNNNNNNNNNNNNNNNNNNNNNNNNNNNNNNNNNNNNNNNNNNNNNNNNNNNNNNNNNNNNNNNNNNNNNNNNNNNNNNNNNNNNNNNNNNNNNNNNNNNNNNNNNNNNNNNNNNNNNNNNNNNNNNNNNNNNNNNNNNNNNNNNNNNNNNNNNNNNNNNNNNNNNNNNNNNNNNNNNNNNNNNNNNNNNNNNNNNNNNNNNNNNNNNNNNNNNNNNNNNNNNNNNNNNNNNNNNNNNNNNNNNNNNNNNNNNNNNNNNNNNNNNNNNNNNNNNNNNNNNNNNNNNNNNNNNNNNNNNNNNNNNNNNNNNNNNNNNNNNNNNNNNNNNNNNNNNNNNNNNNNNNNNNNNNNNNNNNNNNNNNNNNNNNNNNNNNNNNNNNNNNNNNNNNNNNNNNNNNNNNNNNNNNNNNNNNNNNNNNNNNNNNNNNNNNNNNNNNNNNNNNNNNNNNNNNNNNNNNNNNNNNNNNNNNNNNNNNNNNNNNNNNNNNNNNNNNNNNNNNNNNNNNNNNNNNNNNNNNNNNNNNNNNNNNNNNNNNNNNNNNNNNNNNNNNNNNNNNNNNNNNNNNNNNNNNNNNNNNNNNNNNNNNNNNNNNNNNNNNNNNNNNNNNNNNNNNNNNNNNNNNNNNNNNNNNNNNNNNNNNNNNNNNNNNNNNNNNNNNNNNNNNNNNNNNNNNNNNNNNNNNNNNNNNNNNNNNNNNNNNNNNNNNNNNNNNNNNNNNNNNNNNNNNNNNNNNNNNNNNNNNNNNNNNNNNNNNNNNNNNNNNNNNNNNNNNNNNNNNNNNNNNNNNNNNNNNNNNNNNNNNNNNNNNNNNNNNNNNNNNNNNNNNNNNNNNNNNNNNNNNNNNNNNNNNNNNNNNNNNNNNNNNNNNNNNNNNNNNNNNNNNNNNNNNNNNNNNNNNNNNNNNNNNNNNNNNNNNNNNNNNNNNNNNNNNNNNNNNNNNNNNNNNNNNNNNNNNNNNNNNNNNNNNNNNNNNNNNNNNNNNNNNNNNNNNNNNNNNNNNNNNNNNNNNNNNNNNNNNNNNNNNNNNNNNNNNNNNNNNNNNNNNNNNNNNNNNNNNNNNNNNNNNNNNNNNNNNNNNNNNNNNNNNNNNNNNNNNNNNNNNNNNNNNNNNNNNNNNNNNNNNNNNNNNNNNNNNNNNNNNNNNNNNNNNNNNNNNNNNNNNNNNNNNNNNNNNNNNNNNNNNNNNNNNNNNNNNNNNNNNNNNNNNNNNNNNNNNNNNNNNNNNNNNNNNNNNNNNNNNNNNNNNNNNNNNNNNNNNNNNNNNNNNNNNNNNNNNNNNNNNNNNNNNNNNNNNNNNNNNNNNNNNNNNNNNNNNNNNNNNNNNNNNNNNNNNNNNNNNNNNNNNNNNNNNNNNNNNNNNNNNNNNNNNNNNNNNNNNNNNNNNNNNNNNNNNNNNNNNNNNNNNNNNNNNNNNNNNNNNNNNNNNNNNNNNNNNNNNNNNNNNNNNNNNNNNNNNNNNNNNNNNNNNNNNNNNNNNNNNNNNNNNNNNNNNNNNNNNNNNNNNNNNNNNNNNNNNNNNNNNNNNNNNNNNNNNNNNNNNNNNNNNNNNNNNNNNNNNNNNNNNNNNNNNNNNNNNNNNNNNNNNNNNNNNNNNNNNNNNNNNNNNNNNNNNNNNNNNNNNNNNNNNNNNNNNNNNNNNNNNNNNNNNNNNNNNNNNNNNNNNNNNNNNNNNNNNNNNNNNNNNNNNNNNNNNNNNNNNNNNNNNNNNNNNNNNNNNNNNNNNNNNNNNNNNNNNNNNNNNNNNNNNNNNNNNNNNNNNNNNNNNNNNNNNNNNNNNNNNNNNNNNNNNNNNNNNNNNNNNNNNNNNNNNNNNNNNNNNNNNNNNNNNNNNNNNNNNNNNNNNNNNNNNNNNNNNNNNNNNNNNNNNNNNNNNNNNNNNNNNNNNNNNNNNNNNNNNNNNNNNNNNNNNNNNNNNNNNNNNNNNNNNNNNNNNNNNNNNNNNNNNNNNNNNNNNNNNNNNNNNNNNNNNNNNNNNNNNNNNNCGGCGGATGCAGCGGCCGTCGTTGGGCGCCCAGAGACGCAGCGTCCCGTCCAGCGAGGCCGACACGAGGACGTCGTTGGAAAGCGACCAGGCAAAGTCCGCCACGCCGCCGTCGTGGCCCCGTAGCACCCGCAGCACCGCCGGCGGCCCCGGCGCCAGCCGACACACCGAGATGGTGCCGtccagagagcagcaggcaaGCAGGTGGCGGTCATCGTGAGCAAACTGCACCTTGGGCACTGCAAACAGCGTCAGCACCTCGCGCCCGCCAGCCCAGCGACCCCCAGATTCGTTCCCAACGCTCCCCGTTACCGGCGCTGTCTGTGTGCTGGTCGAAGACGTGGTAGACGCCGGCGAAGGCGTAGTTCTCACTCAGCGTTGTGTCTCCGGCCATGGCGCGGCTCGCCTCCGCCAGCGGTGTGGGCACGACGcctggggggctgtggggtgggcgTTGGTACTTGGACCCCCTCCCTCATCCCaccaggaaaacaaaccaaacctgAGCCTGTCCTGCAGAGCTCACCGCTCATCGGTGCTTCCCCGGGGGGCTCCAGGGTGGGAACTGCGGCTCAAAGATCTCCTGTGGCCACGGGGCGCACGTGGGTCCTCCTCGAAATCCTGGAGAGGAGAATTGGGGTGTGGGGGCTCCTGGGCTGCATGGAATGCTTCCAGGATAGGAGCTGAGAGCCCAGATTGTCTCCGGGTGGGTCATAGGGACTTCTGGATGCACAGTGACCCCAAATGCTCCCAAAGTGGGTTATAAGGATCCGAGGAAGGACAGTGCCATCCCAGATCCCATCAGATGGGTTATAGGGAAACCGGGAAGGACACTGGGACCTCAAAAGCCCCCCACATGAGTTACAGTGGCCCCAAAATAACGACGTGACTTCAGATCCTCCCCCAAAGTGCATTACAGACAGCATAGGAGGGATGCTGTGACCCCAAATACCCCCAGATGGCCTATAGGAGCCCAGGATGGATGCTGTGACCCCAAATACCCCCAGACGGGCTACAGGAACCCAGGACGGATGCTGTGACCCCAAATACCCCCAGACGGCCTATAGGAACCCAGGATGGATGCTGTGACCCCAAATACCCCCAGATGGCCTATAGGAACCCAGGACGGATGCTGTGACCCCAAATACCCCCAGACGGGCTATAGGAACCCAGGATGGATGGTGTGACCCCAAATACCCCCCCAGACGGCCTATAGGAACCCAGGATGGATGCTGTGACCCCAAATACCCCCAGACGGGCTACAGGAACCCAGGATGGATGCTGTGACCTCACGCTCCCCCTCCCAAATAATTtatagagaccccacagagtCACAGAGCTCCCAAACCCTCCCAGATGGGCTTTGGGGGGGTCCCAGGTCGGGTGCCGTGACCCCCAAGGTCACCCANNNNNNNNNNNNNNNNNNNNNNNNNNNNNNNNNNNNNNNNNNNNNNNNNNNNNNNNNNNNNNNNNNNNNNNNNNNNNNNNNNNNNNNNNNNNNNNNNNNNNNNNNNNNNNNNNNNNNNNNNNNNNNNNNNNNNNNNNNNNNNNNNNNNNNNNNNNNNNNNNNNNNNNNNNNNNNNNNNNNNNNNNNNNNNNNNNNNNNNNNNNNNNNNNNNNNNNNNNNNNNNNNNNNNNNNNNNNNNNNNNNNNNNNNNNNNNNNNNNNNNNNNNNNNNNNNNNNNNNNNNNNNNNNNNNNNNNNNNNNNNNNNNNNNNNNNNNNNNNNNNNNNNNNNNNNNNNNNNNNNNNNNNNNNNNNNNNNNNNNNNNNNNNNNNNNNNNNNNNNNNNNNNNNNNNNNNNNNNNNNNNNNNNNNNNNNNNNNNNNNNNNNNNNNNNNNNNNNNNNNNNNNNNNNNNNNNNNNNNNNNNNNNNNNNNNNNNNNNNNNNNNNNNNNNNNNNNNNNNNNNNNNNNNNNNNNNNNNNNNNNNNNNNNNNNNNNNNNNNNNNNNNNNNNNNNNNNNNNNNNNNNNNNNNNNNNNNNNNNNNNNNNNNNNNNNNNNNNNNNNNNNNNNNNNNNNNNNNNNNNNNNNNNNNNNNNNNNNNNNNNNNNNNNNNNNNNNNNNNNNNNNNNNNNNNNNNNNNNNNNNNNNNNNNNNNNNNNNNNNNNNNNNNNNNNNNNNNNNNNNNNNNNNNNNNNNNNNNNNNNNNNNNNNNNNNNNNNNNNNNNNNNNNNNNNNNNNNNNNNNNNNNNNNNNNNNNNNNNNNNNNNNNNNNNNNNNNNNNNNNNNNNNNNNNNNNNNNNNNNNNNNNNNNNNNNNNNNNNNNNNNNNNNNNNNNNNNNNNNNNNNNNNNNNNNNNNNNNNNNNNNNNNNNNNNNNNNNNNNNNNNNNNNNNNNNNNNNNNNNNNNNNNNNNNNNNNNNNNNNNNNNNNNNNNNNNNNNNNNNNNNNNNNNNNNNNNNNNNNNNNNNNNNNNNNNNNNNNNNNNNNNNNNNNNNNNNNNNNNNNNNNNNNNNNNNNNNNNNNNNNNNNNNNNNNNNNNNNNNNNNNNNNNNNNNNNNNNNNNNNNNNNNNNNNNNNNNNNNNNNNNNNNNNNNNNNNNNNNNNNNNNNNNNNNNNNNNNNNNNNNNNNNNNNNNNNNNNNNNNNNNNNNNNNNNNNNNNNNNNNNNNNNNNNNNNNNNNNNNNNNNNNNNNNNNNNNNNNNNNNNNNNNNNNNNNNNNNNNNNNNNNNNNNNNNNNNNNNNNNNNNNNNNNNNNNNNNNNNNNNNNNNNNNNNNNNNNNNNNNNNNNNNNNNNNNNNNNNNNNNNNNNNNNNNNNNNNNNNNNNNNNNNNNNNNNNNNNNNNNNNNNNNNNNNNNNNNNNNNNNNNNNNNNNNNNNNNNNNNNNNNNNNNN from Meleagris gallopavo isolate NT-WF06-2002-E0010 breed Aviagen turkey brand Nicholas breeding stock unplaced genomic scaffold, Turkey_5.1 ChrUn_random_7180001878028, whole genome shotgun sequence includes the following:
- the LOC104916238 gene encoding wiskott-Aldrich syndrome protein, with protein sequence MDGSAPSLPAVPIANPDITASRYRGLPGPTAGSPTAGSERKKGRKKISKADIGAPSGFKHVGHIGWDPANGFDTAALDPDLRALFARAGISEAQLADAETSRLIYDFIEGQGGLQAVKEEMRRQGPQGRGGTPPPPPP
- the WDR13 gene encoding WD repeat-containing protein 13 produces the protein MAGDTTLSENYAFAGVYHVFDQHTDSAVPKVQFAHDDRHLLACCSLDGTISVCRLAPGPPAVLRVLRGHDGGVADFAWSLSNDVLVSASLDGTLRLWAPNDGRCIQVSLSLLGSL